The Hevea brasiliensis isolate MT/VB/25A 57/8 chromosome 9, ASM3005281v1, whole genome shotgun sequence nucleotide sequence CAGATAAGGACCAGGAGTTTCCTTGTAAATGACACGAAATTACAAACAAAAATTGCAAAACAATAGAAACAAGCGCCCCCTCTTCTCAAGAGAAATAAACAAAGCTTCGAGCTTTTATCCCAGGTGAGAGCAAAACTTGTCCTAAGTTTTCAAGTGTTTGCTAGAAGACAGTCCTTTTATGTTCATGTGTTTACTGAAGTTATGATCCTACGTTTGGTTTCGTAATTTTTGCTTCTGCGGTGTCTGGTCATCAATTCTAGGACAATTTTCCTTTctgttcttttcttttttcctccTAATAATTTTAATGCTGTATGAACTTATGAACTCTCTTTATAAGTTCATATTTTCGATTGAATACCTATTTGTAGAGTCATAAATCTAAGAAAGAACTATTATAATTATTGTGCTAAATCTAAAGGGATCGAGAGGAGAAGAAAAAGATTAATGATCTACAACTTCTCTCTAGCTAGAACTCATCTtaaagtgtaaaaaaaaaaaatgaaacccTAGAATGAGAATACAAAGAATATTAACACAGAAggattcctttcttcttttcaCTAAAAAATATGTTGCACAAACTAGGAAAAGGTCATCATAGAATCAGATTAATTTGAAGCTTCAAGGAGTGTTTTCTTGGGTAAGTTTATCCTGCAGGTAGCTGCAGTGTTAAGTTGACACAAGATCCAACGAGATAATAATGGAAGGAATAGCAGCTTTAGATAGTCAAAAGAGACAGTGAAAGTTGCATATAATGAAAGGATACATGCGGTCTGGTCCAATACATTGACAAAACAGGAGATGGATTTGAAGACAATAGTTTGGACGCTGTTCTTTTGAGACATATGCGAGAGAAAGGCCCAAATACTTCGATATATATAAGGACCCATTTCACAGATAATGGTTGTTCTTCTTTATCCACCATAAACAGTCTTATCTAATAGAACATTTTACTGTTACATTGATTTTTTGTCTTGCTGCATTATTACTAGCATATATTCCCATTAGAGTTTGTACTTTGGAGGCTTTAGAAGTATCTTAGCTAAGGAATTGAGAGAGAAGAACTGGTGAGAAAATAGTGTAACTAACCATAGTACTTgatctaaatatatatatatatatatatatatatatatatatatatatatacatccaTGCTGACGATATCGGAAATTCATAAGTCCCCCTTATCACAAGACCTCTAATGATCAAGTTAATATAAGATAAATTTTATCAAGCTTAAAAAGAAAAATGgtaagaaatttaaaaatatgagaGATTGTTTGGAGAATGAAGAgggttttttctttttcttctcccaaaatgtttttcttttttatttaggaaAGGCAACTGGTTGAATTGTTATGAGTACTCGATCTGACCAAACTTAATATGATAGATTTAGGTAGTACATAATCGGGTCAGGtttaaatattattcaattaaatataaaatatatattttttataataatatttataaatttttacatgttttattttatataaagcaaaatttaaatattttaagaaattattaaaattttaaaatataaattattaatcaaaataaatttttatgtaaaatattaattaaaatatataaaattaaatgatttcgaattttttttagataataataattgaGTTTGGGACGGATTCTGatagttgaaaataaattttaatcagatttaaaatgaatttaaattttgataatattaatcaaGTTCAAATTCAAATAAGATAATTTTTATAGATACCCTATCCTTTGCCATCCTATTAACAACTCCTTTTAACTTGATTTAATCCCATGGTAGAACCATGGTCTGGTACATTTATCTTTCCTGCCATGCCATCTTCACTAAGGTGATTTAGCCATTAGACGGCGTGGTTATGGCATCTCACTGATAGCTAATGGTACGACTTCATTTATTATGTTTCAattattcattgattaaatggAGAGATTATTCAGTATACCTATCCGTTcctataaatatatgaatttcggTATAcgaatattttatttttcatttgtgTGGTTTTTGATCTCATAATAATTATTGATCCTTaaattcttctctctctctcaagttGAGCCTTTTCATTATCATGAGAGATTGGCGTTTTAATGCATACGTCATTCGATCATGATCCTATTATTTCAAGCCACATGACATGTGAACAGAAATTTTAATGGTAGCAGTATcaagaataatatataattaGAAATCAGCCTGCGCATTGTGCattcttttaattttagattaattgtgagacgctattttattttttttattgcattttttatttttattaaaataaacttTAGGGCAAATATTGTTCATCTATAcgaatacatttttttttttactataattTTTAAGATGCGATGAGAAAGGCTTGTACTGATTTTAGATTTATAAATGGACTTTTTTCAGTCATTGAAGTTCAATAGAGTAATTCCCCAATTGTAATTTCACTTGGAATTTATAAGTGTACACTTGTGAATTCACTGTGatgttcattaattatttttcagtTTATTTGTTATTATAGACTTTAGACTTGTTCTTCTTTCTATTTACTCCATATTTTATCAATCAAATTTATTGTGTGgtcttttttataatttaatttttttaaaatatttatatatagatATAGATTTATATAGATGCTATAAACGCTAGGCATTAGGAAATTGAAAAGTCATAAACTATTGATTATATTTTTTCTACTCAAATTAGGAAAGTACATTTTGCAAATGATACAAGAATTTTGAGTCATCCTCTAATAATCTTCACTTTCACCTAAAATCTACCGATCATTCATGCCTCAAATTCTTAGAtgctttcaatttgtcaaatctccATGCTTTAATTTGAACCCTTCAAATTTTTGGACTTACCAATTTTTAATTCATATTTGACGTAGATTGCCTCTTTATTCAAAATCTACACATCATCTGCCTTTTTAATTTTGCATCAAAACATTAATTTTTCATTGTCTACAACCTTAAGCTTGATTCACTATTCTTTCATATATGACTTTTAACATATCACAATATATTCACCTTCAACCTAATTCGTTAGGATTATCCTGTAACTCTGATATCAATTTGTTATGATCAAATCCATCTTATTATGACCGTAAAAGCGTGTAATTcacaaagaaataaaataaaacaaaacataatatttatataatttactcTTTTAACATAGGACTATATGTCTATGAGTATGTCATCTTCTATTATcatcaaataataaatatattaataggcTCGAAACTTTACTCCCTACCTATTAACCCTATTATACCCAAGAGATACCACACACACTACTCAAAGTAAATAGAATAGTTTGTCCCTCTCATTTTCTCCTAAACATAACTAAACTATCTATAATTACAACTTCAAATCATGAACAATAACTCTCTCCCTTCATGTATTGCAATGAATAATAGTCTCTTCCTCCTGAACTATATCGTTTCTCTTTTCATGAACTAAAGTCATATACTCTTTCCTATGTACTCCTATTTATAATGTTAGTTTTTTTCAATGCTAATATTAACAGGGATCCTACTTAAATAAGAAATAATACTAAAATAGGAATTTTAGGCTTAACTTCATCCATTATTCCTCAATTTTGAGATTGTTTCATTACCCTTTTTTAACCTCAATTTGTATCACAAAactactaaaacttaaatttaataTCACCCAAAATCCCTTTGGCTAGATTTTATTGGGTATTTCGGTTAAAAATTGATCTGGCTACGCCTAGGTGGATcagatataataaaaaaatatttatttctttgatACGTGGCGTGAACAATCTCCTTAATTGTTGTTGGGCGATTACTGataattatttcatttcatttaattttttcgtTATCTTTGGACAAAGCAAACCttgaattatttattatcattctAACCCACTTAGACATGTCTAAATTAGCTTTTTATTGCAGTACCTAGTAGAATCTGGTCAAAGGATTATgatacaaattaaaattaagactcaaattaaaatattaaataaatattttaaaaaatggcAGATGAAATTAAGCCaaattacattaaaaaaatttatattcaattGAAAATATTGAGTCATTCACACTTTCACTAAatacatatattttttatgaATTCGTTTCTAAATTATGTTGACTAATGATCTTGTTTTCTCTCATtaacatttatattttttttttcttttccacttaTAGGTTGTGTTTGAATAGATATATATATGTGCGCGTCCAAACATAACTTATATTATTCTTTTTTGCATTCTTAATCATCTTGCATGTGGATAAATGCATCCATCATTTTAACTTTTGTTTGTTAATTGTTAGCATGGACGAGATCCATTTTGTTAACAGTATATAAGGTCATTGTGTTTCAAAGTTGCTACCTCGTCCAACAATTTGGTGCTAATccctaaaataaaaaaataattgaggtTGCGTCATGCAATATAGTAATTGCCAATCTTGTTTCTGTTGGAGTATATCCAGCAAAATAAACaacgtgtgtgtatatatatatatataagaaatttttatttatatttgatttattattaatttaatatataaatatgtaaaatttatatatttcataaattagtctcgttatacattttgtattttaattcataatgaatcaaatttaaataagaaaaatctaTATAATCTTTTCAAGAACTAAATGTTTCTATATATTTTGAATTTGCCGGATAAATATATGTCCTTAAATTAAACAACTACATGACTATGtatttttatcatatctattaccCAATTGTCCATTGATAAGTAATAATTCACTGATTTAGGCTCtgtttattttgtaaaaaaataacttttatatgaaaaaatttttttaagaaaatatttttattatttagttataatgttaagttaatgatatgtatttatattatatatgcataagtatttttacattttaataagattataaaaatataaaaagaaaaaatgacTTTgggaaaaaaaatcattttcctTAAAAGGACTTAATTTTCTTTGATCaggaaaaatattttctgttaacTCATTCTCCTAAATACTCCAAATACTGGATATTGtagtaattatattttaaaaagataTTTTCTGCAAAATAAAAAGAACTTATTAATAAAAACTCATTTTTAAGTAGTCTCTTAATTTTACATGTTTTTGCtattaaattctttaaaatatCTATTTCTCATGTTTTTGTTATTAAATTcctcaaaatatttatttttagacaCATTAATTGAGCCATCCTGTTAATAGAATCAAAATAGTACTATAATACATTAGCGTGAGTAGCAAACTCTTCGTACCTCATTCAATCACTCAACAACCATCTTTGATCTCCCTTATTCTTCTGCCTCGTTCAACCTTCGCCACACCCATAAATGGTTTGCTCTAATATCCAAAACCACCAAATGCCTCTGATGTGCTTCTGAGGATTTCATTTTCAAGGGGAGGCATGGAGAATCGACGGAAAGAAGCATGAGATGATGAAAGGCAAGTATGTTGATTGGGGATTCTGAATTTTGATAGTGATTCTGATGGAATTCTAACAAATTTTACTTGGAATTGTTTTCGTGGAGAGGAAGAAGTATGTCCGGGCGTACATGATTTGCATATACAGAAAAATTTATGATAATTAACAGTTGAAAGCTGTTCTTGAGGCAAAGATTCACTTTTATTCTCAGTGAAGATGATAAGTGAAATTATATACATCTGTAATTTTGTTTTTTAATaaggttaaaaggaaattaaactatgAAGACCGTGGCACGTTATAAATGGAGAGTAGAGCTCCCGGCGAGGATCGAACTCGCGACCTTTCGCTTACGAAGCGAACGCACTGCCACTATGCTACGGAAGCAACTACTTAAACTGTATAACAGACAGGGTAcctctttcattttctcttggATTATAATTTGTCTtactttataaaatatatataaaattaaaaatattaatatatgtaataaaaattttacaaataataATTGCATGAAATATAATTCTTTTTAGTTCATGGTcacaaatatataataaaaaaatttaaatgaaaggtTTTCTATTTAAGAGTGGATTGTATTtattaatttgaaaaatttttgatatcatgatttttttttattttaagtgttttatataattattttattttaatttattttttgttattatgttaaagtttattaatttattttataatgaaGTAAAATGTTTGTAAAAGTTAAAACTATGGTAGGACTGTTTCACAAAAACGAGTGAAATTATATatagtattttttattattttgtaataaaaaatgataataattaatttatttgtaaaatttatataataaaaagcAAAGGAGAGAGTTGATTTGGAAAGTGGTGACAGCTGTCAAGAATACGTGGACGTTGGAGGGCATTTTAATCCGCAGAAGCGTGAAGCTATCATTGCTCTCCGCATGAACGATTCTCTTCTCCCTCTATAAATTAACTCCGCTCTCTGTCAAGCTCAGCTTCTCAAATCTTTCCATCTTTCGGTTACTCGAGGTTTTATCAGGGTTTTATCTGAAATTAAACCCTGATTCCAGCCCTACATCCGTGAACATACCCCCTTATCAACCTTTCTTACCTCGACGTTTCTCATTTCCTCTTCCTCTAGGTTCTTTTGGTGATCGATTGTGGCTAGATATTGTTCCAGACTTCTGTTTCTGTCCTCTCTTAGCTTCGATTCTTTCTTTTATGGTCTTTCAATGTTCCCTTGCGTTTCCATACGCTAGAATGTAAACGGTAAGCATTCAGCTATTTTTGGATTGCTTCTGTCTAGGGTTTGCTGCAATTTTCATTGGTTGCTATGGAAACGGAGGAAAATGATTGAAATTGATCAATGAATTGGGCTTTATATGTGTTTGGAGATGTAAGTTTTTATATGTTTTTAATTGGTAAAATGGCCCTGCTTATGTGGTTGAGGTTCTTGCTGTATGATTGAGTTGCATGGATTTTGATTTGTGATGTGCTCATTAACATGTTGCCtgattaatttttttcatatgtGCATCTGTTATTTAGTTCTTTTGGGTCCTTCAGATAACTAACTAGGGCTAGCAATTATTATATTAGGCTTGGCCTAGGGTTTAGTTAAGGAATTTAAGATTCCAAATTGttgatttccttttcttttccttacATTTTCTTCAGCAACCAGACGGGGTATAAGCAATGATTAGGTGATTTATGGGCGAGAATGGTACTTTTGCATGTACTATCTCAGGCGAAGTGATATGAGGTGTTGAATATGAGCCATGGAGGTGGGGAGAGTGGAAGAGTGCATGAAAAATCACaacatgcaaagaggaaatctggtTCAAGTGGTGATGAATTTGCCCAAGCAATTGCAAAGATTGCTGTAGCACAAATATGTGAGAGTACTGGGTTTCAGACCTTTCAGCAGTCTGCTCTTGAAATACTATCTGACTTCACCATCCATTATATAAGCAATCTAGGAAAGCTTGCCCAATCCTTTGCTAATTTAGCAGGCAGAGCAGAGGTTAATGCTCTTGATATTATTCAAGGATTGGAAGAGTTGGGTTCTTCACAGGGTTTTGCTGGTGCTTCCGATGTTGATCATTGTATTGCAAGTTCAGGTACAATTAGGGAACTTGTTCAGTATGTTAGTGAAGCAGAGGATATCCCATTTGCCTATTCTATTCCTCCTTTCCCTGTTGTCAGAGAGAGGAAGCCAGTTCCCAGTTTTTTGCAAATTGGTGAGGCTCCTCCTGGGGAGCACATTCCAGCTTGGCTAGCTGCATTTCCTGATCCTCAAACTTACCTTCAGTTGTCCACAGAGAATGAAGGGGCTGCTGATTCTAACACACGGAAGATTGAGCTGGCACAGCTGCACAAGAAGATTGATAGGTCTCTACTGAACTTGCAGAATTTTGCTTCCAATGGGTCAGGGGGTCCTTCCTCTGTTGCCGCTATTCGTGGTTCTGAGGCCAAACTAGCTGTTGAAGGGAACCCATTTCTTGTTGCTCCATTACAGTTTGGAGAGAAGGAAGTGTCCCATGTTGTTCCTCCGGCTAAGCTTTCAAATGAAGCTGCTGTGAGAAATCCTATTAATCAAAATTCTCTTCTGGGTAATCACATGTCAGTTCTGGACACGTTTGCTCCAGCTATTGAAGCAAGGAAGTCCAGGTTATGTGATTCCGAAGAGGGTCAGAAGCGGGTTCTCTTGAATCAAAGACCTGCTGTGCAATTTAAGATTGGGATTGGCAAGAAGTCCGTGGGTACAGCACAAGAATTGAGCTTACAGAATAAGGGTGTTGAGAAGATCGGCCCATGGCATGGAAAGGATGGTGAGAAGGATGATAAGAAAAAGAGAGCTGAAAAAATTCTGAAACAGTCTATAGAGAACCCAGGGGAACTGGCGCAGTTGTAAATTAGGTTTGGTTAGAATCTGTATACTTGTTTAGGAAACTAGCACTCTAGCAGCAGAAGAAGCTGGTTCCAGGTAGTTAAGGTCAGGGTTCGTGGTCGCCAGCATATGACTTTAGAAGGGGAAGTGATGGGGAATTGTTCCCACCATAACAAGTTTTGGAGGTATGTGCATATCAGTTTGTCATCATACTCCCTTGTTAGTGAATTATTCTTTTTAGTGGAAATTCttgtttcttcttttgtgctttgATACTGAACTGAGACATGGATATTGCCACTTCTGCATGCACTCTTTTTCTTAACATGGAGAAAACAAAAAAGCGTAGTATGGTGTGCGTTAAACATATTGTTATTTAAGAGCTAGATAATTTTTGATGAGCGTCATTCATTAACTTTCTGAACTTTCAAATTTACTTTGTTGATTACGATATTACACCTTTTGATGGAGAAAAATCAAAAAGGGTGTTTGAAAGATGTAGAATTTTACAAGACAGCCGTCATTTTACTTTGTCACTATCATGCTCGCTAAGCGTATTGTGTTCATTTTTTTCACCAATTTTGCTAAAATATCTCCATTAAAGAATTGATAAAGATTCGAATGCTTACTGT carries:
- the LOC110657701 gene encoding transcription initiation factor TFIID subunit 8, producing MSHGGGESGRVHEKSQHAKRKSGSSGDEFAQAIAKIAVAQICESTGFQTFQQSALEILSDFTIHYISNLGKLAQSFANLAGRAEVNALDIIQGLEELGSSQGFAGASDVDHCIASSGTIRELVQYVSEAEDIPFAYSIPPFPVVRERKPVPSFLQIGEAPPGEHIPAWLAAFPDPQTYLQLSTENEGAADSNTRKIELAQLHKKIDRSLLNLQNFASNGSGGPSSVAAIRGSEAKLAVEGNPFLVAPLQFGEKEVSHVVPPAKLSNEAAVRNPINQNSLLGNHMSVLDTFAPAIEARKSRLCDSEEGQKRVLLNQRPAVQFKIGIGKKSVGTAQELSLQNKGVEKIGPWHGKDGEKDDKKKRAEKILKQSIENPGELAQL